The following proteins come from a genomic window of Acinetobacter baumannii:
- a CDS encoding aminotransferase-like domain-containing protein gives MYKSEQLAHSIRQLIESGTLNAHEKLPSLRDQVQRSGFSLMTVMNAYQELESQGLIYSKEKSGYFVAEQIALKPLEQYSVVSLNSKIEINSLVFKYLKSIQHESVVPFGSAFPDSQLLAAPKLIQIMGQLARQRQSYDQTASLPPGNLALRKLIAQRYCMQGIQTDPDDIVITSGGLDALNLSLQAVAKPGDYILLQQTVFYGAWQAAERLGLKVITIPEHPQHGFDLEAFEQVIHTYPIKVCWLMLNSHNPIGFTVSDEIKYKIAKLLHEHQIYLIEDDVYEELYYGGQKPLSMKYFDQQNLVLHCSSFSKTLGAGFRVGWVYAGKFSDHIQHLQLMSTISVNALIQNALVEFLSHHHYEKHLRTLRLSLERYKKHFYHYLKQHLPATCEIYYYPSGYFLWVKLPHKLDSMQIYEELIQQDIGVAPSPLFSVLPAQQHYLRINCSFEWNEKIQAALDQVIKTIQQRVKASL, from the coding sequence ATGTATAAATCAGAACAACTCGCCCATAGCATTCGCCAACTTATTGAAAGCGGCACTTTAAATGCACATGAGAAATTACCTTCATTAAGAGATCAGGTCCAACGTTCTGGTTTTAGTTTAATGACTGTGATGAATGCTTATCAGGAGCTTGAATCACAAGGTCTGATCTATTCAAAGGAAAAGTCTGGCTATTTTGTTGCCGAGCAAATTGCACTAAAACCACTGGAACAATATTCGGTCGTTTCACTTAATTCTAAAATTGAAATTAATTCTTTAGTTTTTAAATATCTTAAATCGATTCAACATGAGTCTGTTGTGCCTTTTGGTTCAGCTTTTCCTGATAGTCAACTTTTAGCTGCTCCCAAACTTATTCAAATTATGGGGCAACTTGCACGGCAAAGACAAAGCTATGACCAGACAGCAAGCCTACCTCCCGGTAATTTAGCGTTAAGAAAACTGATTGCTCAGCGCTATTGTATGCAAGGTATACAGACCGATCCAGATGACATTGTCATTACATCCGGAGGATTAGATGCACTCAATCTTTCTTTACAAGCAGTAGCCAAACCGGGTGACTATATTCTATTGCAACAAACCGTGTTTTACGGTGCTTGGCAGGCTGCTGAACGTTTAGGGCTTAAGGTCATTACCATTCCCGAACATCCACAACATGGTTTTGACCTAGAGGCTTTTGAACAGGTTATTCATACATATCCAATTAAAGTATGTTGGCTCATGTTAAATAGCCACAACCCGATCGGGTTTACGGTCAGTGATGAGATTAAATATAAAATTGCCAAACTGCTTCATGAACACCAAATTTACTTAATTGAAGATGATGTCTATGAAGAGCTTTATTATGGCGGGCAAAAACCACTTTCGATGAAGTACTTTGACCAACAAAATCTGGTACTGCACTGCTCTTCATTTTCTAAAACTTTAGGGGCAGGTTTTCGGGTAGGTTGGGTCTATGCGGGTAAATTTTCGGACCATATCCAACACTTGCAGCTCATGAGTACTATTTCAGTGAATGCACTTATCCAAAATGCCTTGGTTGAGTTCTTGTCTCATCATCATTATGAAAAGCATTTGCGCACACTTAGACTTTCACTTGAACGTTATAAAAAGCACTTTTACCACTATTTGAAGCAACATCTGCCCGCGACCTGCGAAATTTATTATTACCCAAGCGGTTATTTTCTATGGGTTAAATTGCCTCATAAACTCGATAGCATGCAAATTTATGAAGAACTCATCCAACAAGATATTGGTGTTGCGCCAAGCCCACTCTTTAGTGTTTTACCCGCACAGCAACATTATTTAAGAATCAATTGTTCTTTTGAGTGGAACGAAAAAATTCAAGCTGCTTTAGATCAAGTCATCAAAACTATTCAACAAAGGGTCAAAGCAAGCCTGTAA
- the cydB gene encoding cytochrome d ubiquinol oxidase subunit II, producing MIDLSLIWVGIIGLGVLIYVVMDGFDLGIGIMFPFIKNSQERDVMMNTVAPVWDGNETWMVLGGAGLYAAFPLVYSTVLSALYLPIIFMVIALIFRGVAFEFRFKAHRTKHLWDLAFIWGSVLTSFLQGIILGAYIQGIKTENGIFAGGPFDWLTAFSIFTGIGVVAMYATLGCGWLILKTEKGLQQRMYELMPKLIIALLIIFGAVSLYTPLTHPEIADRWFSLPNLFYFSPVPILVLLFVGLILSACKKQQDHKPFIYTLALVFLAFTGFVISLWPNIIPPSVTIWQAAAPHSSQMFALVGALILIPIIITYTIVSYWVFRDKVRVGDEGYH from the coding sequence ATGATTGATCTTTCTTTAATATGGGTCGGTATTATCGGTTTAGGTGTTTTAATTTACGTGGTCATGGATGGCTTTGACTTAGGAATCGGGATTATGTTCCCATTCATTAAGAATAGCCAAGAACGTGACGTGATGATGAATACCGTCGCTCCTGTCTGGGATGGTAATGAAACCTGGATGGTACTTGGGGGTGCTGGCCTGTATGCCGCCTTCCCGCTCGTCTATTCAACGGTTTTATCTGCGCTCTACCTGCCTATAATTTTCATGGTAATTGCCTTAATTTTCCGTGGGGTTGCTTTTGAATTCCGTTTTAAAGCTCATCGGACCAAACACCTTTGGGACTTAGCTTTTATTTGGGGTTCGGTTTTAACGAGCTTCCTCCAAGGGATTATTTTAGGGGCCTATATTCAAGGTATTAAAACCGAAAACGGTATTTTTGCCGGTGGCCCTTTTGACTGGCTTACTGCATTCTCCATTTTCACAGGTATTGGTGTAGTTGCCATGTATGCCACTTTAGGCTGTGGTTGGCTCATTTTAAAAACTGAAAAAGGCTTGCAGCAACGTATGTATGAGCTGATGCCAAAGTTAATTATTGCGCTGCTCATTATCTTTGGTGCCGTCAGTTTATATACGCCGTTAACACACCCCGAAATTGCAGATCGCTGGTTCTCTTTACCAAATCTGTTTTATTTTAGTCCAGTGCCTATTTTGGTCTTACTATTTGTTGGCCTGATTTTATCGGCATGTAAAAAACAGCAAGACCACAAACCATTTATATATACCTTGGCATTGGTCTTCCTTGCCTTTACTGGTTTTGTGATTAGTTTGTGGCCAAATATCATTCCACCATCAGTTACGATTTGGCAAGCGGCAGCGCCTCATTCCAGCCAAATGTTTGCTTTAGTGGGTGCGCTTATTTTGATTCCAATCATTATTACTTACACCATTGTGTCTTACTGGGTATTCCGTGACAAAGTTCGTGTAGGTGATGAAGGTTATCATTAA
- a CDS encoding cytochrome ubiquinol oxidase subunit I encodes MSLGLTALELARIQFAFTVSFHIIFPATSIGLACFLAVLEWKWLRTQNPIYKDLFKYWIKIFAVAFGMGVVSGVVMSYQFGTNWSEFSRVAGSITGPLLTYEVLSAFFLEAGFLGIMLFGWGRVGPRAHFFATLMVAIGTCISMFWILSSNSWMQTPQGFAIENGIIVPKDWLAIVFNPSFPYRFAHMGAAAFLVSSLLVVGTSAWHLVKGRRDDLVKKSFSMGLWMVLVTSCLQVVIGDNHGLNTREHQPAKLAAMEGHWETNHNEPMPLLLFAIPDMKEERNHFEVGVPYLGSLILTHSLDGQVTGLKEFAPEDRPNSTIIFWSFRVMVGLGVLMVTLSLIALWLRKRGKLYETSWFHKFAVVMGPAGYVAMLAGWITTEVGRQPWVVYGIMRTKDGLSHTVSADQVGLSLFIFVVVYTIVFGSGIYYTLKLINKGPVFIDTPNMEAGGVGHFKTPMRPLSAVDENIDSKQNSGENRHD; translated from the coding sequence ATGAGCCTCGGTCTAACCGCTTTAGAATTAGCACGAATACAATTTGCTTTTACAGTATCCTTCCATATTATTTTTCCGGCCACCTCTATTGGACTTGCCTGTTTTTTGGCAGTTTTAGAATGGAAATGGTTAAGAACGCAAAACCCTATCTATAAAGATCTATTTAAATACTGGATTAAGATCTTTGCCGTTGCGTTTGGTATGGGAGTTGTTTCCGGTGTCGTGATGAGTTACCAGTTTGGTACCAACTGGAGTGAGTTTTCACGAGTAGCAGGAAGTATTACTGGTCCTTTACTTACCTATGAAGTCTTGAGTGCCTTCTTCTTAGAAGCGGGTTTCTTAGGAATCATGCTGTTTGGTTGGGGCCGTGTTGGTCCTAGAGCCCATTTCTTTGCAACGCTTATGGTTGCCATCGGAACATGTATTTCCATGTTCTGGATTCTATCTTCCAATAGCTGGATGCAAACGCCGCAAGGTTTTGCCATCGAAAATGGCATTATTGTGCCAAAAGACTGGCTAGCTATTGTCTTCAACCCGTCCTTCCCTTACCGCTTTGCACATATGGGTGCTGCTGCCTTCTTGGTTTCATCTTTATTGGTAGTGGGAACATCTGCTTGGCACTTGGTAAAAGGCCGTCGTGATGACTTGGTAAAAAAATCGTTCTCGATGGGTTTATGGATGGTGCTTGTGACTTCTTGTTTACAAGTGGTGATCGGCGATAACCACGGTTTAAATACTCGTGAGCATCAGCCTGCCAAACTTGCTGCAATGGAAGGTCACTGGGAAACCAATCATAACGAGCCTATGCCGCTACTGTTATTTGCCATTCCGGATATGAAAGAAGAACGAAATCACTTTGAAGTGGGCGTTCCATATTTGGGTAGTTTAATTTTGACTCACAGTTTAGATGGGCAAGTGACTGGCTTAAAAGAATTCGCACCTGAAGACCGTCCAAACTCGACCATTATTTTCTGGAGTTTCCGTGTCATGGTGGGTCTTGGCGTCCTTATGGTCACCTTATCACTCATTGCTCTTTGGTTACGTAAAAGAGGAAAACTCTATGAAACATCATGGTTTCATAAATTTGCTGTAGTGATGGGACCTGCAGGTTATGTGGCAATGCTGGCTGGGTGGATTACTACCGAAGTAGGCCGTCAACCTTGGGTGGTCTATGGCATTATGCGGACCAAAGATGGTTTATCGCATACTGTTTCAGCAGATCAGGTGGGTCTAAGTCTCTTTATTTTTGTGGTGGTGTATACAATCGTTTTTGGTAGTGGAATTTACTACACCTTAAAACTCATTAATAAAGGCCCTGTATTTATCGACACGCCAAATATGGAAGCAGGCGGCGTAGGACACTTTAAAACACCGATGCGTCCACTTAGTGCAGTTGATGAAAATATTGACAGCAAACAAAACTCTGGGGAGAACCGTCATGATTGA
- a CDS encoding acyl-CoA dehydrogenase family protein, which yields MTNLNFEHHLGSLTHAALSQASIISRVWGEGPSERYDELASNFRPTFARIKEGALIREQQHILPYEQLQWLKDIGFTRLRLPKAHGGFDATIPELFALLIELAEADSNLPQALRVHFGFTEDVLVSKDKAFQQRWINRIANGETVGSAWSEGGKESIDQFETHLYRDSDGKIRVKGKKYYTTGSLYADWVDVGVTDLKGESGSVVVRREDEGVEIVDDWNGFGQQLTASGTAYFHDVLVDEAEILPDDDRFKYSAAYYQLVQLAIITGLGRAATYDVSQAVAKRTRNYTHANAQFVKQDPQILQVVGQIRGAAYSAGAIVEKVAQSLQRAYLAAFKNNEQLEEEQNALAELESAQSQTVITDLILNASTILFDALGASATDKDLGLDRYWRNVRTLASHNPRVFKNRIIGDFSVNGTLPPYQWRIGEVSKQ from the coding sequence ATGACAAATTTAAATTTTGAGCATCATCTCGGTTCATTAACTCACGCTGCACTGAGTCAGGCTTCAATCATTTCGCGGGTATGGGGTGAAGGACCTTCTGAACGGTATGATGAATTGGCAAGTAACTTCAGACCGACTTTTGCCCGTATTAAAGAAGGGGCTTTAATCCGTGAGCAGCAGCATATTTTGCCGTATGAGCAACTTCAGTGGCTCAAAGATATTGGTTTTACACGGTTACGACTTCCTAAAGCTCATGGTGGTTTTGATGCAACTATTCCTGAACTATTTGCATTGCTCATTGAACTTGCAGAGGCCGACTCAAACTTACCGCAAGCTTTGCGTGTGCATTTTGGTTTTACTGAAGATGTCTTGGTGAGTAAAGATAAGGCATTCCAGCAGCGTTGGATTAATCGAATTGCAAATGGCGAAACAGTGGGTAGTGCATGGTCTGAAGGCGGGAAAGAGTCAATCGATCAGTTTGAAACTCACTTATATCGAGACAGTGACGGAAAAATTCGCGTTAAAGGTAAAAAATACTACACCACAGGGAGCCTATATGCAGACTGGGTGGATGTTGGGGTAACAGATTTAAAAGGAGAGTCTGGCTCAGTTGTTGTTCGCCGTGAAGATGAAGGCGTTGAAATTGTCGATGACTGGAATGGTTTTGGTCAGCAGCTTACTGCAAGTGGTACGGCATATTTCCACGATGTATTGGTCGATGAAGCTGAAATTTTACCTGACGATGACCGTTTTAAATATTCGGCGGCTTACTATCAACTGGTCCAACTGGCAATCATTACAGGTCTAGGGCGTGCTGCAACCTATGATGTTTCTCAAGCTGTTGCGAAACGTACCCGAAACTACACGCATGCAAATGCCCAATTTGTAAAACAGGATCCGCAAATTTTACAAGTAGTAGGACAAATTCGTGGCGCGGCTTATAGTGCAGGAGCGATTGTTGAAAAAGTTGCACAAAGCTTACAACGTGCTTACTTGGCTGCATTTAAAAATAATGAGCAGCTTGAAGAAGAGCAAAATGCACTTGCCGAGCTTGAAAGTGCACAGTCTCAAACGGTCATTACCGATCTAATTTTAAATGCTTCTACGATTTTATTTGACGCTTTAGGTGCTTCTGCAACTGACAAAGATTTAGGCCTAGATCGATACTGGCGTAACGTACGAACTTTAGCTTCACATAACCCGAGAGTATTTAAAAATCGAATTATTGGTGATTTTAGTGTAAACGGCACATTACCACCTTATCAATGGCGTATTGGTGAAGTTTCTAAACAATAA
- a CDS encoding LLM class flavin-dependent oxidoreductase, translating into MTKRISFNAFEMNCIAHQSPGLWRHPQDRSVEYKDLEYWTDLAQILERGFFDGIFIADVLGIYDVYHQSAEHALTGAVQVPVNDPLQIVPAMAAVTKHLGFGVTTSISFEHPYPFARRISTLDHLTKGRVGWNIVTSYLESGSKNLGLKTQVNHDNRYDIADEYLEVLYKLWEGSWEEGSVLRDRESGIFADHKKVHPIQHEGKYFTVPGIHICEPSPQRTPVLYQAGASSRGQKFASQNAECVFIAAPSKIATKKVVQGIRQKLVQEGRDPYSVKIYALLSIVTDETDAKAQAKFKEYQSYGSYDGALTLLSGWSGVDFSQYQPTDKVEYIQTNAIQSLLDSYVNADPERVWTIEEIANWNSLGGNGPVLVGSAETVSDALEQWVEDTDVDGFNLAYILAHQTFADVVEFIVPELQKRGVYQTSYAQGTLREKLFGAGPYLPENHRGAKYRNLKELKLAEAS; encoded by the coding sequence ATGACTAAGAGAATTAGTTTTAACGCTTTTGAAATGAATTGTATAGCCCATCAATCTCCTGGATTATGGCGACATCCTCAAGATCGATCTGTTGAATATAAAGATTTAGAATATTGGACGGATTTAGCCCAAATTCTTGAGCGTGGTTTTTTTGACGGTATTTTTATTGCAGATGTGCTTGGTATTTATGACGTTTATCATCAAAGTGCTGAACATGCCTTAACAGGAGCGGTGCAAGTTCCAGTCAATGATCCTTTGCAGATTGTGCCAGCGATGGCCGCAGTCACAAAGCACTTGGGTTTTGGTGTCACGACTTCTATTTCCTTTGAACATCCTTATCCTTTTGCTAGACGTATTAGCACGCTAGACCATTTAACCAAAGGGCGAGTTGGTTGGAATATCGTGACTTCTTATTTGGAAAGCGGTTCGAAAAACTTGGGCCTAAAAACTCAGGTTAACCATGACAATCGTTATGATATTGCTGATGAGTACTTAGAAGTCCTTTACAAACTTTGGGAAGGGTCTTGGGAAGAAGGTTCGGTACTGCGCGATCGTGAAAGCGGTATTTTTGCTGACCATAAAAAAGTGCATCCAATTCAGCATGAGGGTAAATACTTCACTGTACCGGGCATCCATATTTGTGAACCATCACCACAGCGAACGCCAGTACTTTACCAAGCAGGCGCATCTTCACGCGGGCAGAAGTTTGCCAGTCAAAATGCTGAGTGTGTATTTATTGCGGCGCCGTCTAAAATTGCCACTAAAAAAGTGGTACAGGGTATTCGTCAAAAATTGGTTCAAGAAGGCCGCGACCCGTACTCAGTTAAAATTTATGCACTTTTGTCGATTGTCACTGATGAAACCGATGCAAAAGCACAGGCTAAGTTTAAAGAATATCAAAGCTATGGAAGCTACGATGGGGCATTAACATTGCTGTCTGGCTGGTCTGGTGTCGATTTTTCACAATATCAACCGACCGATAAAGTTGAATATATTCAAACCAATGCCATTCAATCTTTATTAGATTCTTATGTAAATGCAGACCCAGAACGTGTTTGGACCATTGAAGAAATTGCAAATTGGAATAGTTTAGGTGGTAATGGACCTGTTCTTGTAGGTTCGGCAGAAACCGTTTCGGATGCTCTAGAGCAATGGGTTGAAGATACCGATGTCGATGGCTTTAACCTTGCCTATATTTTGGCGCATCAAACCTTTGCCGATGTGGTCGAATTTATTGTTCCAGAGTTGCAAAAACGAGGGGTATATCAAACCTCATATGCACAAGGAACATTAAGAGAAAAACTATTTGGTGCTGGGCCATATTTGCCTGAAAATCACCGAGGTGCAAAATATCGTAATCTAAAAGAGTTAAAACTTGCTGAGGCGAGTTGA